A single region of the Bacteroidota bacterium genome encodes:
- a CDS encoding M20/M25/M40 family metallo-hydrolase has translation MVKQFLTACLISASALLHAQQSDEAVFRSIFDETMLHGEAYDNLHDLCKNIGHRLAGSPQADMAVRWSYALMQEYDFDSVWLQEVMVPHWVRGAKEYGEIINHGQVNMLALGGSIATPIDGITEQVIEVSDFEELKALGAEKVKGKIVFYNHIFPQNVVNSFDGYGEAGPYRWRGASEASKLGAKAVIIRSVGSAHDDFAHTGSTGFADGVKKIPCAALSAVDADFLHDALIKDAGLKFKMIMHCQMLDSVKSYNVIAQITGTQFPDEIIVVGGHLDSWDVGEGAHDDGAGCTQSLEVLRTLKAINLQPKRTIRCIFYMNEENGNMGGKTYGAYAKNTSKEKHIAALESDAGGFSPRGFNVDTTFLSHPKFDELVALMSFYGAYKFEVGHGGTDIGPLEDAGTKLFGLSPDSQRYMDLHHTENDTFDKVNKRELHMGASVMGMLCWWLSEYGVQ, from the coding sequence ATGGTTAAACAATTTTTAACAGCATGTTTAATTTCAGCATCTGCACTTTTACATGCACAACAGTCGGACGAAGCAGTTTTCCGCAGCATTTTTGATGAAACAATGTTACATGGCGAGGCTTATGATAATTTACACGATTTGTGTAAAAATATCGGGCACCGCTTGGCAGGTTCACCACAGGCCGATATGGCAGTGCGCTGGAGTTATGCCTTAATGCAGGAATATGATTTCGATTCTGTTTGGTTACAGGAAGTAATGGTGCCGCATTGGGTGCGTGGTGCAAAAGAATACGGTGAAATAATAAATCATGGTCAGGTAAATATGCTCGCACTTGGTGGCAGTATTGCAACACCTATTGATGGTATCACTGAACAGGTAATTGAAGTGTCCGATTTTGAAGAATTAAAAGCATTAGGTGCAGAAAAAGTAAAAGGTAAAATTGTTTTTTATAATCATATTTTTCCGCAAAATGTAGTTAACTCGTTTGATGGTTATGGTGAGGCAGGTCCTTATCGTTGGCGCGGTGCAAGTGAAGCAAGTAAATTAGGAGCTAAAGCAGTTATCATTCGCAGTGTTGGTTCAGCGCACGACGATTTTGCACATACCGGAAGCACCGGTTTTGCCGATGGTGTTAAAAAAATTCCATGCGCAGCATTAAGTGCAGTAGATGCCGATTTTTTACACGATGCATTAATTAAAGATGCCGGTTTAAAATTTAAAATGATTATGCATTGTCAGATGCTGGATTCTGTGAAATCATATAATGTAATTGCACAAATTACCGGCACTCAATTCCCCGACGAAATTATTGTAGTGGGTGGTCACCTCGATAGTTGGGATGTTGGAGAAGGTGCGCATGACGATGGCGCAGGATGTACACAAAGTTTGGAAGTATTACGCACATTAAAAGCAATTAATTTACAACCTAAACGCACCATCCGTTGTATTTTTTATATGAATGAAGAAAATGGAAATATGGGTGGAAAAACTTATGGGGCATATGCAAAAAATACATCCAAAGAAAAACATATCGCAGCACTCGAAAGTGATGCCGGTGGATTTTCTCCAAGAGGATTTAATGTAGACACTACCTTTTTATCTCATCCTAAATTTGATGAACTGGTAGCATTAATGTCGTTTTATGGCGCGTATAAATTTGAGGTAGGCCATGGTGGAACAGATATCGGTCCACTGGAAGATGCGGGCACTAAATTATTTGGCTTATCGCCCGATTCACAGCGTTATATGGATTTACATCATACCGAAAATGATACATTCGATAAAGTGAATAAACGCGAATTACATATGGGTGCATCGGTAATGGGGATGTTGTGTTGGTGGCTGAGCGAATATGGCGTGCAATAG
- a CDS encoding aldo/keto reductase, whose amino-acid sequence MKYKLLGKSGLRVSEICLGTMTFGEEWGWGANYEESRKQFFGFLEAGGNFIDTANRYTEGTSERFLGDMITESGRREDIVLATKYALVTHERGLNLAGNHRKNMIQSVEGSLKRLKTDYIDVLYLHAWDFTTYSEEVLRGLNDLIHQGKVFYIAISDTPAWIVSRANTIAELRGWNAFIGLQIEYSLIQRSVERDLIPMANAMDMGIIAWAPIAGGALTGKYLNQNEDAKRLQPNSVRLNEKNRIIAQEVVNIAAETGFSAAQIAIRWVMQQHQQIIPIVGARNIQQLNDSLGAANIELSSAHLERLDAVSKIELGFPHDFLKGDGVRDILFGGKLGELEIHRKGY is encoded by the coding sequence ATGAAATATAAACTTTTAGGAAAAAGCGGATTACGTGTTTCAGAAATTTGTCTCGGCACCATGACTTTTGGCGAAGAATGGGGCTGGGGTGCAAATTATGAAGAAAGCCGCAAGCAGTTTTTCGGATTTTTAGAGGCCGGCGGAAATTTTATAGATACCGCAAACCGCTACACAGAAGGCACTTCCGAACGTTTTTTGGGCGACATGATAACAGAAAGTGGCCGTCGTGAAGATATCGTTTTAGCAACAAAATATGCCTTAGTTACCCATGAACGTGGGTTAAATCTTGCAGGCAATCATCGCAAAAATATGATTCAAAGTGTAGAAGGCAGCCTCAAAAGGTTAAAAACCGATTATATTGATGTGCTTTATCTCCATGCATGGGATTTTACTACTTATAGCGAAGAAGTTTTACGCGGCTTAAACGATTTAATACATCAGGGCAAAGTATTTTATATAGCCATATCCGACACACCTGCCTGGATTGTTTCCCGAGCCAACACCATTGCCGAATTACGCGGATGGAATGCATTTATTGGCTTGCAGATTGAGTATTCACTGATTCAACGCAGCGTTGAGCGCGACTTGATACCAATGGCAAATGCTATGGACATGGGCATTATAGCCTGGGCACCTATTGCAGGTGGTGCATTAACCGGAAAATATCTGAACCAAAATGAGGATGCTAAAAGGTTGCAGCCAAATAGTGTGCGATTAAATGAGAAAAACCGCATTATCGCTCAGGAAGTGGTAAATATTGCCGCTGAAACAGGATTTTCAGCAGCACAAATTGCTATTCGCTGGGTTATGCAGCAACATCAGCAAATTATACCAATTGTGGGTGCAAGAAATATTCAACAGCTCAACGACAGCCTTGGTGCTGCGAATATTGAATTAAGCAGTGCGCATCTGGAGCGGTTAGATGCTGTTAGTAAAATAGAATTAGGGTTTCCCCACGACTTTTTAAAAGGTGACGGTGTGCGCGATATTTTATTTGGCGGAAAATTAGGTGAACTGGAAATCCATCGTAAAGGTTATTAA